The Pseudomonas sp. FP2309 genome has a window encoding:
- the betI gene encoding transcriptional regulator BetI, with translation MPKVGMQPIRRQQLIDATMTAIDQVGMGDASIALIARLAGVSNGIISHYFRDKNGLIAATMQYLMSVLMENVNDRRKALNDDSPRAHLQVIVAGNFDASQVNGPAMKTWLAFWATSMHHPSLHRLQRINDQRLYSNLCFQFRRVLPPPEARSAARGLAALIDGLWLRGALSGDAFDTEQAQRIAYEYMDFQLAKQVS, from the coding sequence ATGCCCAAGGTCGGTATGCAACCCATACGCCGCCAGCAGTTGATCGACGCCACGATGACGGCCATCGATCAGGTCGGGATGGGAGATGCCAGCATTGCGCTGATCGCCCGTTTGGCCGGCGTCTCGAACGGCATCATCAGTCACTACTTTCGGGACAAGAACGGCCTGATCGCAGCGACGATGCAGTACTTGATGAGCGTGCTGATGGAGAACGTCAACGATCGTCGAAAAGCGTTGAACGATGACAGCCCACGCGCTCACCTTCAGGTGATCGTCGCCGGCAACTTCGACGCCAGCCAGGTCAATGGCCCGGCAATGAAAACCTGGCTGGCCTTTTGGGCCACCAGCATGCACCACCCGTCTTTGCACAGGTTGCAGCGGATCAACGATCAACGCCTGTATTCCAACCTGTGTTTTCAGTTCCGCCGGGTGCTGCCGCCGCCTGAAGCACGCAGCGCAGCCCGAGGCCTGGCGGCCCTGATCGACGGCTTGTGGTTGCGCGGCGCCCTGTCGGGAGACGCTTTCGACACCGAACAGGCGCAGCGCATCGCTTACGAATACATGGATTTCCAATTGGCCAAGCAGGTGAGTTAG
- the betB gene encoding betaine-aldehyde dehydrogenase, translating into MARFDLQKLYIDGGYSDAGSDATFEAINPANGEVLAQVQRATKEDVERAVVSAEKGQKIWAAMTAMERSRILRRAVDILRERNDELAALETLDTGKAFSETKYVDIVTGADVLEYYAGLVPAIEGEQIPLRDTSFVYTRREPLGVVAGIGAWNYPIQIALWKSAPALAAGNAMIFKPSEVTSLTTLKLAEIYTEAGVPAGVFNVLTGSGREVGTWLTEHPRIEKVSFTGGTDTGKKVMASASSSSLKDVTMELGGKSPLIIFDDADLDRAADTAMMANFYSSGQVCTNGTRVFVPKHLQAAFEAKIVERVARIRIGNPEDENTNFGPLVSFAHMESVLGYIAKGKEQGARLLCGGDRLTEGDFAKGAFVAPTVFTDCTDDMVIVREEIFGPVMSILTYETEEEVIRRANDTDFGLAAGLVTKDLNRAHRVIHQLEAGICWINAWGESDAKMPVGGYKQSGVGRENGISSLNNFTRIKSVQVELGDYASVF; encoded by the coding sequence ATGGCCCGTTTCGACCTGCAAAAACTCTACATTGACGGCGGCTACAGCGACGCTGGCAGCGATGCCACCTTCGAAGCCATCAACCCGGCTAACGGTGAAGTTCTCGCCCAAGTGCAACGCGCAACGAAAGAAGACGTTGAACGTGCCGTGGTCAGCGCTGAAAAAGGCCAGAAAATCTGGGCTGCCATGACCGCCATGGAGCGTTCGCGCATCCTGCGTCGTGCCGTCGACATCCTGCGCGAACGCAATGATGAACTGGCTGCCCTGGAAACCCTGGACACCGGTAAAGCCTTCTCCGAAACCAAGTACGTCGACATCGTCACCGGCGCCGACGTGCTGGAATACTACGCAGGCCTGGTGCCAGCCATCGAAGGCGAACAGATTCCGCTGCGCGACACTTCGTTTGTCTACACCCGCCGCGAGCCGCTGGGCGTGGTGGCCGGTATCGGCGCGTGGAACTACCCGATCCAGATCGCCCTGTGGAAATCCGCGCCGGCCCTGGCCGCGGGCAACGCGATGATCTTCAAGCCCAGCGAAGTCACCTCGCTGACCACCCTGAAACTGGCCGAGATCTACACCGAAGCCGGCGTTCCCGCAGGCGTGTTCAACGTATTGACCGGCAGCGGCCGTGAAGTCGGCACCTGGCTGACCGAGCACCCGCGCATCGAGAAAGTCTCGTTCACCGGCGGCACCGACACCGGCAAGAAAGTCATGGCCAGCGCGTCGAGCTCCTCGCTCAAAGACGTGACCATGGAGCTGGGTGGCAAGTCGCCGCTGATCATTTTCGACGACGCCGACCTCGACCGCGCCGCCGATACCGCGATGATGGCCAACTTCTACAGCTCCGGCCAGGTCTGCACCAACGGCACCCGCGTGTTTGTGCCCAAGCACCTGCAAGCCGCGTTCGAAGCCAAGATCGTCGAGCGTGTCGCACGCATCCGCATCGGTAACCCGGAAGACGAAAACACCAACTTCGGCCCGCTGGTCAGCTTCGCCCACATGGAAAGCGTGCTGGGCTACATCGCCAAAGGCAAAGAGCAAGGTGCGCGCCTGCTCTGCGGCGGCGACCGCCTGACTGAAGGCGACTTCGCCAAAGGCGCCTTCGTGGCACCGACTGTGTTCACCGATTGCACCGACGACATGGTGATCGTGCGTGAGGAAATCTTCGGCCCGGTGATGAGCATCCTCACCTACGAGACCGAAGAAGAAGTGATCCGCCGCGCCAACGACACCGACTTCGGCCTGGCCGCCGGCCTGGTCACCAAAGACCTGAACCGCGCGCACCGCGTGATTCATCAACTGGAAGCCGGTATCTGCTGGATCAACGCCTGGGGCGAGTCCGACGCCAAAATGCCGGTCGGTGGCTACAAGCAGTCGGGTGTTGGCCGTGAGAACGGGATCAGCTCGCTGAATAACTTCACGCGTATCAAGTCCGTGCAAGTCGAGCTGGGCGATTACGCATCCGTCTTCTGA
- the betA gene encoding choline dehydrogenase, translating into MTQEYDYIIVGAGSAGNTLATRLTEDEGVTVLLLEAGGPDYRLDFRTQMPAALAFPLQGRRYNWAYETDPEPHMNGRRMECGRGKGLGGSSLINGMCYIRGNAMDYDNWAKLPGLEDWAYLDCLPYFRKAETRDIGPNDWHGGDGPVSVTTPKAGNNPLFHAMVEAGVQAGYPRTEDLNGYQQEGFGPMDRTVTPNGRRASTARGYLDTAKKRSTLTIVTHALTDKVLFEGKRAVGVRYLIGAAEERVEARARKEVLVCSGAIASPQLLQRSGVGPAKLLESLDIPVVHDLPGVGENLQDHLELYLQYACTQPVSLYPSLLWYNQPAIGAEWLFNGTGIGASNQFEAGGFIRTREEFEWPNIQYHFLPVAINYNGSNGVKEHGFQAHMGSMRSPSRGRVQLKSKNPRDYPSILFNYMASEQDWQEFRDGIRLTREIMQQPALDQYRGREISPGIEVQTDEQLDTFIREHAETAFHPSCSCKMGTDEMAVVDGEGRVHGMQGLRVVDASIMPIITTGNLNAPTIMIAEKIADKIRGRKPLPRSTADYYVAGDAPVRGKPMREVGPMAQ; encoded by the coding sequence ATGACTCAAGAATACGACTACATCATTGTTGGCGCAGGTTCTGCGGGCAACACCTTAGCGACCCGTCTGACCGAAGACGAAGGCGTCACCGTTTTGCTGCTGGAAGCCGGCGGCCCCGACTACCGTCTCGACTTCCGTACCCAGATGCCCGCTGCGCTGGCGTTCCCGCTGCAAGGCCGTCGCTACAACTGGGCCTACGAGACCGATCCAGAGCCGCACATGAACGGCCGCCGCATGGAGTGCGGGCGCGGCAAGGGCCTGGGCGGTTCCTCGCTGATCAACGGCATGTGCTACATCCGTGGCAACGCCATGGACTACGACAACTGGGCCAAGCTGCCAGGTCTGGAAGACTGGGCCTACCTCGACTGCCTGCCGTACTTCCGTAAAGCCGAAACCCGCGACATCGGCCCTAACGATTGGCACGGCGGCGATGGCCCGGTCAGCGTGACCACGCCTAAAGCGGGCAACAACCCGCTGTTCCACGCCATGGTCGAAGCCGGCGTGCAGGCCGGTTATCCGCGTACCGAAGACTTGAACGGTTACCAGCAAGAAGGCTTCGGCCCGATGGACCGTACCGTCACGCCGAACGGCCGTCGCGCCAGCACCGCTCGCGGTTACCTGGACACCGCCAAAAAGCGCTCCACGCTGACCATCGTCACCCACGCCCTCACCGACAAAGTGTTGTTCGAAGGCAAGCGTGCCGTCGGTGTGCGTTACCTGATCGGCGCGGCCGAAGAGCGCGTTGAAGCCCGTGCCCGCAAAGAAGTGCTGGTGTGCAGCGGCGCAATCGCTTCGCCGCAATTGCTGCAACGCTCCGGCGTAGGCCCGGCCAAACTGCTCGAAAGCCTCGACATCCCGGTGGTCCACGACCTGCCTGGCGTCGGCGAAAACCTGCAGGATCACCTTGAGTTGTACCTGCAATACGCATGCACCCAGCCGGTGTCGCTGTACCCTTCGCTGCTCTGGTACAACCAGCCGGCCATCGGTGCCGAATGGCTGTTCAACGGCACCGGCATCGGCGCCAGCAACCAGTTCGAAGCGGGCGGTTTTATCCGCACCCGCGAAGAATTCGAGTGGCCGAACATCCAGTACCACTTCCTGCCGGTTGCGATTAACTACAACGGCAGCAACGGTGTGAAAGAACATGGCTTCCAGGCGCACATGGGTTCCATGCGCTCGCCAAGCCGTGGCCGCGTGCAGTTGAAGTCGAAGAACCCACGGGACTACCCGAGCATCCTCTTCAACTACATGGCCAGCGAACAGGACTGGCAGGAGTTTCGTGACGGCATCCGCCTGACCCGCGAAATCATGCAGCAGCCGGCGCTCGATCAATACCGTGGCCGAGAAATCAGCCCAGGTATCGAAGTGCAGACCGATGAGCAACTCGACACGTTCATCCGGGAACACGCCGAGACCGCGTTCCACCCGTCCTGCTCGTGCAAGATGGGCACCGACGAGATGGCAGTAGTCGACGGCGAAGGTCGCGTGCATGGCATGCAAGGCCTGCGCGTGGTCGATGCCTCGATCATGCCGATCATCACCACCGGCAATCTGAACGCGCCAACGATCATGATCGCCGAGAAAATCGCCGACAAGATCCGTGGCCGCAAGCCGCTGCCGCGCAGCACCGCCGACTACTACGTCGCCGGCGATGCACCGGTGCGTGGCAAGCCGATGCGTGAAGTGGGGCCAATGGCGCAATAA